AGTGAGtctgttttctttatttcttccaTTTTGTGTACGCAATTTATTGAGGCCAATGAAGTTACATATTCAGTAGATTATTGGATTATTATATATTATCTTTAAATTAGGGATTCCACATTTCTGGGATACACGAAGAATTACCATttattattcaataaatttttattttatgcatGTTGATTTGGATATTTACATAATTAATTGTGTTTGGAGTTATTAATAACTCCAGATTTtgttcaaaaactatttttaaatttaaacaaacaaacaaataagaaaaatatgaaatattcggctgtaccgaatctaaAAATACCATGTTCAATTGTTGTGCACTTAGGACTTTGATTACAATTTAGTGGTGCATTTCAATgtacaatttggtgaaaatttaaaattttaatgttgaatataatttattgtCGTTTTAGGTTTATAAAACACCATTCCAACGAATAACGCAGGATACGTATGAAGGATCTGCGACATATTCATCCCTGGAAATTTATCCACACAGCCAAGTGCTGCAAGGCTTCTTTCAAGCCGTACCCAAATACCAAACCAGCATCCTGCTGTTGTGCGAAGTGTCAATATTGCAcgtttttcacaaaaatgtaCAGCAACGTTTAATGCTCAGTATAGGACCGCCCACAACAATTTCACCAAATCTCTTGGGACTCGAGGGTTCGAAGCGTTTAAATGGTGATCCAGATAATTCCGCCTTAACGGGAGGTGCGAGTAGAATCGCATCAACAATAACACTAACATCACGattgacaacaacaacaaatattcttTTGCCAGTGGCATTTGCGTTTTTATGCTTTCTCTGCAGCAGCAGTTGGAGTCATAGTGTATCAGCGATTGCAGCACATCGACAACGGAATCGGCGTCAACTGTGACCAAATGGTCATCattgtttataaatgtttaacaatataaaagcaacaacaactgtactctgttttttgttgtattaaataaataaatagaaaaacaaacaaaaaaaaaaacaaaaaaacaaattaaattaaatttataacaaaagaaACCCATAGATATAGGTAAAATACACACTCTCTCACTTACTAACACActcagacacacacacacacacagatatacatacaaaacaaaaataataataataatgaaataataaaacaatatgcaAATAAATAGATTAAATTGTgagaaaaacttaaataaataaataaataaataaataaataataacaacatttaAGAGGGAGGTTTAAAATTAGtgagataatttttatttatgttgtttgataaacaaaacaaaaaattaattaatattacaaataatattattaatattttacttattaaaatatgaaattgtttaattaatttttatacataaattgtaaagaacaaaaacaacaaaacaagctataaaaaacaaaacaattatgtTAATTCAACtagtgattaaaaaaataaataaaatactttaacaAAATAGACATGTATATCCGTGGCATTATTGCAAAACAGCTTAAGGCCGAGGCCACACAATAAGCGGTAGAGCGCTGAGCGGTGAGCGGCAAGTGGCTTATTACTGAGCGTCATCATTTAAAATGCCATTGTCAAGAgcgatttgtttaatattattacgCGAAATTCGTATTCATATTTACAAGAAGATTTCAGAAAAATAAGATTTGCTAttcatttatatacaaaatttggtAATATAATATGTCTTGCATTATAGCAGTCGTCTTTGGCCAGATGAAATTAACAGCTCCACATTAACTTTTTCCATTTGCCGCTCATTGTATGGCCACGGCTTAAGATAATTCATATGTATTTAATGCATATTTAAGCCAGAATGCATAAACTTGTCCAGTCTACGCTTTGGAATTTAATTTGCAATAATTTAGCTTAAGTTCTctgttttagaaataaatttgataTAGTAATTACAAACAGCCTAAAATTACTCATGCTAATATAACTATTGATATGTttaatcaaaatgaaattaaagtttaacttaatttaatttacaaataacgctgtaacaaaacatttttctgcTTAAACTGTTTCAACATAATGCCACAGATATGTTCACACCGCACTTAAAGTTACTTTAGGTCGACTTCCTTAATATGTGTCTCTATTCACAGAGATAACAGTTTTATTACAGCAATTAAtccattcattttttttttaatttttcaaacatttcgaACATACCggttgtttgaaatatttttttatttgaaactcaaatccaatttttgtttagacgacGAAACTGTATTACGGCAtataaaaatatcaagaaatgaACTTAAATTTGAGAGGTCATAaatatattacaattaatacagacaacatttttttaaataatttgttgtcATTTAATTGTAAAATTAGGCCTcctacaatttttatacccttcgccttgagtggcaagggtacataagtttgtcattctgtttgtaatttctacatttttcattttctaccccacaaagtatatactatattttggatcgttatagatagcagagtcgatataTTCAactccgtctgtatgttgaaatcagctttccgtagcccacaaataacttacatacctgattcatatatcaatatatcgggaattcttcgtgctcggttgctatttaaaatcgacaaaatcggcccataaatggctgagaaaaaaccgggacaacatcgatttttccctattctttatctatatctggattactaagtcattattatagacaatatggatatctaatgatagataattcaaagtccattgcaacgatgtatataacgctatagtaagttggacctgcaatgggtcaaaatcggaaaaattattttttaacccaaattctTTTCatcaaactatttatttatgtcataaattctttttcaaaaaaaaaaaattttaaatttaaaaaaaaacttttttaaaaaaaagaaaaaacaatttgaaaaaaaaattttaaaacaatttaaataaaattaatgttgtttaaataaatttaaaaaaaaatattttaaagtataatttggtgaaggttatacttgttttttatatgatttgcAGGTTGCGCAAAAATTTTACTGCAGAtagatttaaaacaattaatatatgtatatcttctTTTACAAGTTTAGACACAAGTTTACAACAAATAGTaaggatttgttttttttaagggtAGGAATCAACTCCAATTCATCTACTTACATAAACTACAGAATTGGTCTGAAgaggtaatttaaaaaataatctgtCAGACAATCGGAATTTTGTTTGGTTACACGATGTGAACACAGAGTCTATGTTACTacagattttcattagaaatcaaaatttatttatatatttatttttcccataaaactgttttcttttaattcatGCATAAAGTAGGGcgtcgaataatttaattaaaataaggacaaaaaagcaacaaccgTCAGCCATACAAcagtttaacaaaataaaattcaatttccaATAGGAAAACTTGTGTcaaattgtaaaaacaaaaaaataacaattgaaGAGTGAAACACAtagcaaaaataaacaattagaactaattaaattataacaaaaataaaaattaaataaaataataaatattaaaatgttaaggcaaaagaaattaaaacatatataattaacaaaaactaaattagaATACattctatgtatgtataagctttttatgtctgtacataataaataaaaataataacgatataaaatttgtaaaaaaaaattaacctaCACACACAAGCGTACACTAATTAATcgacacacatacatatgtgtttatttaacacaatcaacacacatacacacacacatgatTCAAATACCGattatttataagtatttacataagaaattctaacaaaaaaaagtataataataataataataatttgttttataacgaaaatttgtaaaaaaaaaaaattaaaaaaactaaataataaaataagcaaaGTCATTTTAAGCTAAAGATATACAACAATAAATGATTCtctataatttgtatttttcattttgtaaaaatgtttaattttgaaagtttacaatttaaagcataaaaaataacaacagaataataataaattaaaaaggaCAATGAAtgcatttattatatttttttaaaaaaatttagtttttccttTAAACCAGTTAAAATTGTCTGCAAATTGAATTAAAGACACTTGATTATACGTAATTTtaccaacaataacaataattaaagcaacaaaatgaaataaattcaaaagtGAGATCAAGATCAAATTatgtcaaacaaataaacaaatatataaaaaactaaattattaaaattaataacaaataaaattacatgtaaattaaaatcaaaaggaaaaatttaaaagaagaaaaaatactacaggtacttaaaacaaaataaaataaaactaaataatatttaatatttataattcacaCACAAACAACCACCCTCCTTTCCTTCtccctttaaataaaataaaataaaccgaaATTAAATCCTCAAAgctccaaaaaaaacaaaatcaaactatTCTAGAAATGTTATTTGTATAAGTAGGAAAAGTAATTCataaaagaaaccaaaaaccgtaaatcaattattattaattactggcaaaaaacaaatataaaaaaagaacatgAACAACTGagagacaaaacaaaaaatgatattttccctaaaatataaaaaaaagtaatttactTTAAGTTAAGGATCTTgatttaatataaatgtttgCTGCTTAAAGTGGttagaaaataaagtaaaatcaGGACTCCTTTTTCATGATGATTGTgtgcaaaacaaacaaataaaaaataaaaataaaaaaaatatatgttcaaaaatatataaaaactaaataaaggtatgattatacaaaaatatttcaaatgttttttatttaattttggaatCTATTTGAAAAgtattcgattttttaatacaaattaataaaaataacggAAAGGGTTTTCCAATAAATACGCTGGCAATTCTGTTGATTATTATTCAGTAACTGATGCCAAATCATCATTGGAAAAaccttatttttaaattaaataatgtttagtGGAAACGACTTCATCTTTACTGGCTCAGCGAATTTTGAATGCATCCATAAAGTGTTAATGTTTGAAGCAAACCCTTCAAAAAGgccaataaatttaataattcagcGTTTTcatatcacaattttcaaaacaatgctttttaaaatatttacttcgGAATTCTGCTAAATTGATAttttccaaaacatttttttttcttttaaatacaggatattgaaccaaaaaattATCTTTGATAATTCTAACTGTATGGTTAGAGTGGGACCAtgggatattttaaaattcatatccCTAAATATAAAATGTTCCTTAAAAATATCATATTCAGGGTTATtactgttctcactttcaccattttGCCGTCAGTCAGTTTACTTCAGTATTTAgattgtgtttgacagccattgatagcagaatACCAAGTGACTTAaggagaaaatattttttgtggaaaaaaccatcaataaaataaaggctaagcttgataactACTATGACAACTCTGCACCATccatttaaattgtaaaaaagtggtttactggaATTTATTGTGACCGTACATGCAGGGAAGATGTCGAACATTCTGGACGCGCAGTTGAGTTCTCTAcatccgaaacaattgaaaaaattcaagagAAGTTGTTGGCCGATCGGTGATTGTTAAATGCTAGATAGAAGACATCGGCATCTCATATGGCTcaatggtttcaattttgaattatcaCTTGCGTATGATAAAAATATGAACATTGAACTACATAAACAGTTATGAATAATATATCTGTACGAGATCTACAGAGTTTATTACAtttgttttacataaaaaaggatcaaacaaaaataacgaaaatgctcatttccatttaaattttatttattacataagACTTTGGTTTGAAATTACAATGAAATATTGTTAAGATGGATGTTGCAAGCTTAAACCAAGTTGGTGTGATCGTCTTTGTGATAGATTTTAATATCGTAGAATTTGATGTTATCAACATTGAAGTAGTAGTCGTGGCGAACAGGGCGATTGAAGGGGAATCCAAATGGAAGTGTGTCGACGAAACGACTGCCAGAGCCAATGCCGCATGAGATAACGGGGTCGTAAGTTGAGTATTGTTGTACCTCGGGAGCGTGATAAGGATAAACGATGTAGAAGAATTGGAATGGCATGCCACCCTTCTTGCCCTTGGGCAACATAATGCGTTGGGGTACACCGCAGTGAGCTTCATCTTGATTGAGAGGGAATTTGTAGTCACTATTGGTGGCATCCATTACCTTTTGGTAGAGCTCCAAGTAGGTGGTGCGATCGCTTACATACCAGGTGAAATCATCGGAACTGCGTTTCAAGTGGTTGACGCCGGCGGCCAAGTCAACAACGTAGTGATCCAACTCAAAGAAGTTCATGTAGTTGTCTTCCAAGTGAATCAAATGACCATTTTCATCGTATTTAGGACCAATGAATACCTTGACGATGGCCTTCTGGCTCTTTTCCGAGGTCACGTCCAAAGTGTATTCGAATGGTTTGTGATTCAAACGCAATTGACGAGCTTTAATTACAAAGCTCTGGCCATGTAGTTGAGAGTTGCGTCCGAACTTGAAGAGAGCATCGGCAGAGCTTTCACTGCTGGGAACTTCAACGTTGACGGCATTGCTGATGTCAGCATCAAAGTATTCGAAGTAGGTAGTGAGTCCTTCTGGCATGTGTACGCTATCGATTTTAACACCTGGGAATTCCAAATCCTTGGGTTTGTATTCAGGATATGTTGCCATTAGACGCCAGTAGTATGAGACGATGTCCTTGTAGATGGAATAGAACAAGGGATCACGCAAAGATGTTTCGTAGTGCATAAGAATAGCTGGTAAGGTTTCGCCATATTTGCCATAGGGACGACCTTCGTTAACCAATTCACGATATAGATGGTCCAAGCTGCCGTACTTTTTAAAGTTGACCGAATCAGGGTTGCCTTGAATCATATTGCCCAATTTGTTTACAGCCACCAAGTACTCATCATTGGTAGTATCGACATACTGAGCCAGGCGAGCACCATAGTATTCGATATCCTTGGCGTATTGGTAGTTGTCCTCGTAGTAGAAGTTGTAGTGATTGTCACGGTCGGGGAAACTTACACCCTTATAGTAGTGCAAATTGCTGAAGTAGCCATGTTCGTAGGGTTGGTAAATGTTGAAGTGTGGAATTTCGCCCAAATCAACTGACAAGCGCTCCAGGTAGTAACGGGACAACAATTGCCAGTGCAGGAAGAGATAGAATTCACCACGACGGTCCTTGTTCAACTCATGACCGACAGGTCCATTGGCCCAGTGGGGATAATCCAAGTTGTAGTAGTAGTAGAAAGCATTGAAGCCAATGTCTTCCAAGAAGTAGGACAAGCTGTGTTCATAGTTGACGTCGCCATAAACATTACTGTAGTTGGACTTGATCACCACATTATGAAGATTGTCCAATTTCTTGACATTGTGGAAGCCGTGCATTCTGAATTTCTCAGCCAACTCCAAAGTGTCGGCATCGAAGAAGTGCCATGGCTGAATTTCGTAGATAGCTGGCAAAACAATTCCTTTCAAATCATCACGGTGAATACTGGCCACAGTCAAAGAATAGATGAACAGTTGTTTGTTCACGTGCGTGCGAGCCCAGTAAACGGCATGGGTAAAGGAATTCCAGTCCTTGGCAAAATAGAACAAGCGCGTCAGATAATGAGCGTACTCAACGTGACGTTCATAGACGGGTGAGAAGATCTCATCATCATAAATGGGATCATGTTGCCACAACTCAAAGAAATCCTTGATCAAATCGATCTCATTGTAGTCTTCCGCATGTTCCCAGGGTTTGTAGGTAACATAGCTCTCGTCGTACTTCTTTACAAACACGTCATCCTGATAGACATGCTGCAAAATATCCAGCATAAATTTCTGCTTCACCAAAAAGTCTTTGTCCGCCACTTTGGACTCAATGTGTTTGGAAGAGGCCAAGgcaaaaaatgccaaagcaaTCACTGCAACTGCTATGAACGACTTCATCTTGCGAAATCATACTCTATACCGGCAAAACATCTCATATTTATACTGCACTTTTATTAGAAGTTTATCAGACATACATGACCCTTATTCAATGTGTAAGTCAACAGATGTTTCTCAACGCCGGCTGCGAGTGCATACGAATTATCACCTTGAGATTCGCTTACCGACCGACCGACCGACCGACAGACCGACACACCATCTTATCAATACGAGAATATTTCATGCATGCTCTCACATAAGCTCATACCCACACCCAACCAAACCTACACAGCCATGGGACACACACTACTTATTTACTCTACTCCATA
The nucleotide sequence above comes from Calliphora vicina chromosome 1, idCalVici1.1, whole genome shotgun sequence. Encoded proteins:
- the Lsp2 gene encoding larval serum protein 2, with the translated sequence MKSFIAVAVIALAFFALASSKHIESKVADKDFLVKQKFMLDILQHVYQDDVFVKKYDESYVTYKPWEHAEDYNEIDLIKDFFELWQHDPIYDDEIFSPVYERHVEYAHYLTRLFYFAKDWNSFTHAVYWARTHVNKQLFIYSLTVASIHRDDLKGIVLPAIYEIQPWHFFDADTLELAEKFRMHGFHNVKKLDNLHNVVIKSNYSNVYGDVNYEHSLSYFLEDIGFNAFYYYYNLDYPHWANGPVGHELNKDRRGEFYLFLHWQLLSRYYLERLSVDLGEIPHFNIYQPYEHGYFSNLHYYKGVSFPDRDNHYNFYYEDNYQYAKDIEYYGARLAQYVDTTNDEYLVAVNKLGNMIQGNPDSVNFKKYGSLDHLYRELVNEGRPYGKYGETLPAILMHYETSLRDPLFYSIYKDIVSYYWRLMATYPEYKPKDLEFPGVKIDSVHMPEGLTTYFEYFDADISNAVNVEVPSSESSADALFKFGRNSQLHGQSFVIKARQLRLNHKPFEYTLDVTSEKSQKAIVKVFIGPKYDENGHLIHLEDNYMNFFELDHYVVDLAAGVNHLKRSSDDFTWYVSDRTTYLELYQKVMDATNSDYKFPLNQDEAHCGVPQRIMLPKGKKGGMPFQFFYIVYPYHAPEVQQYSTYDPVISCGIGSGSRFVDTLPFGFPFNRPVRHDYYFNVDNIKFYDIKIYHKDDHTNLV